One window from the genome of Nicotiana tomentosiformis chromosome 5, ASM39032v3, whole genome shotgun sequence encodes:
- the LOC104117576 gene encoding uncharacterized protein gives MEHPFFINSPPPTNPSEALRWLSIAEKLLTNRDLVGSKSFATRARESDPTLAHATDQILGIIDTLIAGDKRINNHYFDYYSILQIPPNQTQDFEFIADQYRRSALLLNPQNNNFPFSDQAFRLVVDAFSVLSNPLRKSMYDKELGFFVNLYPVASTPTPVSFVHHGGYSDIPGSTADQVFVNLPSQDQGRDPQAGFSMPVTFLNREQESVTSMASSGTEQQHQLQQPGTFLRQQTQPVSSVSFSNTDEQPVTFFNLNQPQPVTSERSLNRENTPFGNGLSSTRGREPVVSVEQHGNQQPPDRNENVVTSERSLNRENTPFGNELSSTRGREALVSVEQDGNQQHSDRNENVVGNNENRSANISDNVSNVKEKEGNASDNASNKIPSFWTACPYCYVMYEYPLDYVDCTFSCRNCKRAFQAVRIASPPPIIDGKEAYFCSWGFMPLGFSLENFKKGGDNASSWSPFSPMFTCPELGGI, from the coding sequence ATGGAACATCCCTTCTTCATCAATAGCCCGCCCCCCACAAACCCATCTGAAGCATTAAGGTGGCTATCAATCGCCGAAAAACTCCTCACTAACCGTGACCTAGTCGGCAGCAAATCATTTGCGACCCGTGCCCGTGAATCCGACCCGACATTAGCACACGCTACCGACCAAATACTCGGCATCATTGACACCTTAATCGCCGGCGACAAACGGATTAACAATCACTACTTTGATTATTACTCTATCCTCCAAATCCCTCCTAATCAAACCCAAGATTTCGAATTCATCGCCGATCAGTATCGCCGATCTGCTCTTCTTCTGAACCCTCAGAACAACAATTTTCCGTTTTCAGATCAGGCTTTTCGCCTTGTTGTTGATGCATTTTCAGTTCTTTCTAATCCCCTGAGGAAAAGTATGTATGATAAAGAGCTGGGTTTCTTCGTTAATCTTTACCCAGTTGCTTCTACACCTACCCCTGTGAGTTTTGTGCATCATGGTGGGTATTCTGACATACCTGGTTCGACTGCAGACCAAGTGTTTGTGAATTTGCCTAGTCAAGATCAAGGAAGAGACCCACAAGCTGGATTTTCTATGCCTGTCACATTTCTGAATCGTGAACAAGAATCTGTGACCTCTATGGCAAGCTCGGGTACAGAGCAACAACATCAGCTGCAACAACCTGGAACATTTCTGAGACAACAGACACAACCAGTGAGCTCTGTTTCGTTTTCAAACACAGATGAACAGCCTGTGAcattcttcaatttaaaccaaccTCAGCCGGTAACTTCCGAGAGAAGCTTAAATAGAGAAAACACACCATTTGGCAATGGGTTGAGCTCGACCCGAGGGCGAGAGCCGGTGGTTTCTGTTGAGCAGCATGGTAATCAACAGCCCCCTGATAGAAATGAGAATGTGGTAACTTCCGAGAGAAGCTTAAATAGAGAAAACACACCATTTGGCAACGAGTTGAGCTCGACCCGAGGCCGAGAGGCGTTGGTTTCTGTAGAGCAGGATGGTAATCAACAGCACTCCGATAGAAATGAGAATGTGGTGGGGAACAATGAAAACAGGTCTGCTAATATTAGTGATAATGTGAGTAATGTGAAGGAGAAAGAAGGGAATGCATCAGATAATGCATCAAATAAGATACCTAGCTTCTGGACTGCATGCCCTTATTGTTACGTTATGTATGAGTACCCTTTGGATTATGTTGATTGTACATTTTCGTGTCGAAATTGTAAGAGGGCTTTTCAAGCTGTGAGAATTGCGTCCCCTCCACCAATTATTGATGGAAAAGAAGCTTATTTCTGTAGTTGGGGATTTATGCCTTTAGGATTTTCCCTGGAGAATTTTAAGAAAGGTGGAGATAATGCTTCGAGCTGGTCTCCGTTTTCGCCCATGTTTACTTGTCCTGAGCTGGGAGGAATCTGA
- the LOC104117575 gene encoding tropinone reductase-like 3: MEKFGKRFQGKVAIVTASTQGIGFSIAERLGLEGASVVISSRKQKNVDEAVQKLGDRGIEVFGVVCHVSNAQQRKNLIDKTIQKYGILDVIVSNAAVNPTVDAILEIKEPVLDKLWDINVKAAILLLQDAAPYLQKGSSVVIISSIAGYTPSAAMGMYGVTKTALLGLTKALAAEMAPNTRVNCVAPGFVPTHFAEFITGNANVRRELEAKTLLNRLGTTQDMAAATAYLASGDAAYVTGETLVVAGGMHARL, translated from the exons ATGGAGAAATTTGGAAAAAGATTTCAAGGAAAAGTGGCAATTGTAACTGCTTCAACACAGGGTATAGGCTTTAGCATAGCTGAGCGGCTTGGTTTAGAAGGTGCTTCTGTTGTTATCTCCTCCAGAAAACAG AAAAATGTGGATGAAGCAGTCCAAAAACTTGGTGATCGAGGAATTGAAGTTTTTGGAGTAGTATGTCATGTGTCTAATGCACAACAGAGGAAGAATTTGATCGACAAGACCATTCAG AAATATGGGATATTAGATGTCATTGTGTCAAATGCTGCTGTAAATCCTACGGTGGATGCGATATTGGAAATTAAAGAACCAGTCCTTGACAAGTTGTGGGATATCAACGTGAAAGCCGCTATATTATTACTTCAA GATGCAGCTCCTTACCTTCAGAAGGGTTCCTCAGTTGTTATAATTTCCTCTATTGCTGGTTATACACCATCAGCTGCCATGGGAATGTATGGAGTAACAAAAACAGCCCTTCTCGGATTGACCAAG GCTCTCGCAGCTGAAATGGCTCCAAATACTCGTGTGAACTGTGTAGCACCAGGTTTTGTACCCACACATTTTGCTGAATTTATCACGGGAAATGCTAATGTG AGGAGAGAACTTGAGGCTAAGACATTACTCAATAGGCTCGGAACAACACAAGACATGGCCGCGGCTACTGCCTATCTGGCTTCAGGCGATGCTGCGTATGTAACAGGAGAAACTCTTGTAGTTGCTGGTGGAATGCATGCAAGACTGTAG
- the LOC104117577 gene encoding EH domain-containing protein 1-like, with the protein MEIVSSSISSCSKDDQKIYQNWFNFVDSDGDGRITGNDATKLFSLSNLSRPELKQVWAIADTKRQGFLGFNEFVTAMQLISLAQEGRELSSDLLRSKANMEFLSPPSMEGLDALLSSQKTNGSSMKKIETNGTIQLQPPPPINLFSRKSRKKIQPSLTAVTSVTDGLKRLYNEKLKPLELTYRFNDFASPALTESDFDAKPMVMLLGQYSTGKTTFIKHLLKSNYPGAHIGPEPTTDRFIVVTSGPDERSIPGNTIAVHNDLPFTDLTKFGGAFLSKFECSQMPHSLLDHISFVDTPGVLSGEKQRTQRSYDFTGVISWFAAKCDMILLLFDPHKLDISDEFKRVISSLKGHEDKIRVVLNKADQVDTQQLMRVYGALMWSLGKVLNTPEVVRVYIGSFNDKPVNEEAVGPTGKDLFEKEQDDLLDDLIDIPKKACDRRINEFVKRARAAKIHSYIISHLKKEMPALMGKSKTQQKLIQNLDNVFEKVQKEFRLPPGDFPSVDHFREVLSHYSINDFEKLKPKMIQAVDDMLGHDIPELLKNFRNPYE; encoded by the exons ATGGAGATTGTATCAAGTTCTATTTCTTCGTGCTCTAAAGATGATCAGAAGATCTATCAAAACTGGTTCAACTTCGTCGATTCAG ATGGCGATGGCCGTATTACAGGAAATGATGCTACTAAGTTGTTTTCGTTGTCGAATCTATCTAGGCCTGAACTCAAGCAG GTTTGGGCAATTGCAGATACTAAACGACAAGGTTTTTTGGGTTTCAATGAGTTTGTCACTGCAATGCAG TTGATCTCCTTGGCACAAGAAGGACGTGAGCTCAGCTCTGATCTCCTTAGGAGCAAAG cTAATATGGAGTTTTTGAGTCCTCCATCTATGGAAGGTTTGGATGCTTTATTATCC TCGCAGAAGACCAATGGTTCGTCGATGAAAAAGATTGAAACAAATG GAACTATACAACTGCAGCCACCGCCACCAATCAACTTGTTTTCCAGAAAATCTAGAAAGAAG ATCCAGCCTTCTCTTACCGCTGTTACATCAGTAACTGATGGTTTGAAGAGACTATACAATGAAAAGTTGAAGCCACTGGAACTTACTTACCGCTTTAATGATTTTGCATCTCCTGCTCTG ACGGAGAGTGATTTTGATGCCAAGCCTATGGTCATGCTTTTGGGACAATACTCGACAGGAAAAACCACATTTATCAAACACTTGCTAAAGAGCAATTATCCAG GTGCACACATCGGACCAGAGCCAACAACCGACAGATTTATTGTGGTTACG TCTGGTCCAGATGAAAGGAGCATTCCTGGCAACACCATTGCTGTTCACAACGACTTGCCATTCACTGATTTGACGAAGTTTGGTGGAGCATTTTTGTCAAAATTTGAGTGCTCCCAAATGCCACATTCT CTCCTTGACCATATTTCATTCGTGGATACTCCTGGAGTTTTATCGGGAGAGAAGCAAAGGACACAGAGAAGTTATGATTTTACTGGTGTCATCTCATGGTTTGCTGCAAAATGTGACATGATACTCCTCTTGTTTGACCCACATAAACTTGATATTAGTGATGAATTCAAACGAGTAATATCATCTTTGAAAGGTCATGAGGACAAAATCCGTGTAGTATTAAACAAGGCAGATCAAGTAGATACGCAACAA CTGATGAGAGTTTATGGTGCATTGATGTGGTCTCTTGGAAAGGTTCTGAACACACCTGAAGTTGTGCGAGTCTATATAGG CTCTTTCAACGACAAACCAGTTAATGAAGAAGCTGTTGGTCCTACTGGAAAAGATCTTTTTGAAAAAGAGCAAGATGACCTTCTTGATGACTTGATAGATATTCCAAAGAAGGCTTGTGATCGTCGA ATCAATGAATTTGTTAAACGTGCCAGAGCCGCTAAGATCCATTCCTACATTATTAGCCATCTTAAGAAGGAGATGCCTGCATTGATGGGCAAGTCCAAAACCCAACAAAAGCTCATTCAGAATCTTGATAACGTGTTCGAAAAG GTCCAGAAAGAGTTTCGTTTACCACCTGGTGATTTTCCAAGTGTCGATCATTTTAGGGAAGTTTTGAGTCATTACAGCATCAACGATTTTGAAAAATTGAAGCCTAAAATGATTCAAGCTGTGGATGACATGCTCGGTCATGACATCCCAGAGCTTCTGAAGAACTTCAGAAATCCTTATGAGTAA
- the LOC104117587 gene encoding RPM1-interacting protein 4-like: protein MINPNDPEENPEAFAYRGYEDASINVSHVNTPLVETPQYNYGHRRNPSDDLVSSVNQPTVHRRTSDAKKNKNDRGNIFVPPSPNRLKNSRNPSDDLSYYSSASVPKFGAWDEKDPKSGEGFTVIFNKVKEEKQIAAAKFPIVQPQPNMPSSHKRNAKSKMFCCLF, encoded by the exons ATGATAAATCCAAATGATCCAGAGGAGAATCCAGAGGCTTTTGCATATAGAGGATATGAAGATGCTAGTATTAATGTTTCTCATGTGAATACTCCTTTAGTCGAAACGCCTCAGTACAATTATGGTCATCGCAGAAATCCTTCTGATGATCTTGTAAGTTCAGTTAACCAACCAACTGTCCATCGCAGAACATCTGATGCTAAGAAGAATAAGAATGATCGTGGCAATATATTCGTTCCACCTAGTCCAAATAGACTGAAAAATAGTAGAAATCCATCTGATGATCTT TCTTATTATTCATCAGCATCAGTACCAAAATTTGGAGCATGGGATGAGAAAGATCCCAAATCTGGAGAAGGATTTACAGTAATTTTCAACAAAGTTAAAGAGGAAAAGCAAATAGCAGCTGCTAAGTTCCCTATTGTGCAGCCACAACCAAACATGCCTTCCTCACATAAAAGAAATGCTAAATCAAAG ATGTTTTGCTGCCTCTTTTGA